A part of Gossypium hirsutum isolate 1008001.06 chromosome A07, Gossypium_hirsutum_v2.1, whole genome shotgun sequence genomic DNA contains:
- the LOC107955554 gene encoding inactive LRR receptor-like serine/threonine-protein kinase BIR2 isoform X1 has protein sequence MKGSLLNSLKIFVFVLAWMFFPGLVLSAISEDDMKCLEGVKNSLKDPDGKLSSWTFNNNSIGFICKFVGVSCWNERENRLLSLGLRDMKLSGQLPQSLQYCRSLQSLDLSANKLSGSIPTQICSWLPYLVTLDLSSNDLSGTIPPELSYCAYLNNLKLSNNRLSGSIPYQLSGLDRLKKFSVADNDLSGAIPSSFENFGKADFVGNNGLCGGPLRKCGGLSKKNLAIIIAAGVFGAAGSMLLGFGVWWWQHLRWIKRKKKGYIGGSSDSNWAERLRAHKLTQVSLFQKPLVKLKLGDLMAATNNFNAENILVSTRMGTTYKAMLPDGSALAIKRLTTCELSEKQFHWEMNRLGQLRHPNLTPLLGFCVVEDEKLLVYKHMSNGTLYSLLHGRGGDIDWPTRFKIGLGAARGLAWLHHGCHPPFLQQNICSNVILVDEDLDARLMDFGLAGLMTSSDVNETSFMKSDIGEFGYIAPEYSSTMVASLKGDVYGFGVVLLELVTRQKPLQVNTGEEGFKGHLVDWINHLSNSGRIEDAIDKDVIGKGHDEQISELLKIACNCVVARPKDRWSMFQVYQSLKTMGEENGFSEMDDDDFPLIFTKQDTESM, from the coding sequence ATGAAGGGATCTTTGCTCAATAGTTTAAAGATCTTCGTCTTTGTTTTAGCCTGGATGTTTTTCCCAGGACTTGTACTATCAGCTATTTCCGAAGATGACATGAAGTGCCTTGAAGGTGTCAAGAACTCTCTAAAAGACCCAGATGGGAAATTAAGCTCTTGGACTTTCAACAATAATTCAATAGGTTTTATCTGCAAATTTGTTGGAGTTTCTTGCTGGAATGAACGAGAAAATCGCCTGTTAAGCCTTGGACTTCGTGATATGAAGCTTTCAGGACAGTTACCTCAATCTTTACAGTACTGTCGTAGTTTGCAAAGTTTAGACCTGTCAGCTAACAAGCTTTCTGGATCGATCCCTACACAGATATGTTCTTGGTTACCTTATTTAGTGACCCTTGATCTATCTAGCAATGATCTATCAGGTACCATCCCTCCTGAGTTATCATACTGtgcttatttgaataatttgaaactATCAAATAATAGACTTTCAGGGTCAATTCCATATCAATTATCTGGTTTAGATAGGCTGAAAAAGTTTTCAGTAGCAGATAATGATCTTTCAGGTGCTATTCCTTCATCTTTTGAGAATTTTGGTAAGGCGGATTTTGTTGGGAACAATGGTCTTTGTGGAGGTCCTCTTAGAAAGTGTGGGGGTTTGAGTAAGAAGAATTTAGCGATTATAATTGCAGCTGGGGTTTTTGGTGCTGCTGGTTCAATGTtgttggggtttggggtttggtgGTGGCAGCATTTGAGATGGAtcaagaggaagaagaaagggtATATTGGAGGATCTAGTGATAGTAATTGGGCTGAGAGATTGAGAGCTCATAAATTGACTCAAGTTTCATTGTTTCAAAAGCCACTTGTGAAACTTAAGTTGGGTGATTTAATGGCTGCCACAAACAATTTCAATGCAGAAAACATATTAGTTTCAACCAGGATGGGAACTACATACAAAGCAATGCTTCCTGATGGATCAGCCCTAGCAATCAAGAGACTTACAACTtgtgaacttagtgagaaacagttTCATTGGGAGATGAATAGATTAGGCCAACTTAGGCATCCAAATTTAACTCCCCTTTTGGGATTTTGTGTTGTGGAAGATGAAAAACTACTTGTTTATAAACATATGTCCAATGGGACTCTTTATTCTTTGTTGCATGGTAGGGGTGGTGACATAGATTGGCCAACTAGGTTCAAGATTGGTTTGGGTGCAGCAAGGGGCCTAGCTTGGTTACACCATGGATGTCATCCTCCATTTCTGCAGCAGAACATCTGCTCCAATGTGATTCTCGTCGACGAGGACTTGGATGCTCGGTTAATGGACTTTGGATTAGCAGGGCTCATGACTTCATCAGATGTTAATGAGACTAGTTTTATGAAATCGGATATAGGCGAATTCGGTTACATAGCACCAGAGTATTCAAGCACGATGGTTGCTTCACTTAAAGGCGATGTCTACGGATTCGGTGTCGTTCTTCTCGAATTGGTAACTAGGCAAAAACCACTACAAGTCAATACAGGTGAAGAAGGATTCAAAGGTCATTTGGTGGATTGGATAAATCATCTGTCGAACTCGGGAAGAATCGAGGACGCCATTGACAAGGATGTTATCGGAAAAGGCCATGATGAGCAAATCTCAGAGTTGCTCAAAATTGCATGTAATTGTGTGGTTGCTCGGCCAAAGGATAGATGGTCAATGTTCCAGGTTTATCAGTCATTGAAAACCATGGGTGAGGAAAATGGTTTCTCagaaatggatgatgatgatttccCTCTGATTTTCACTAAGCAAGATACTGAATCAATGTAG
- the LOC107955554 gene encoding inactive LRR receptor-like serine/threonine-protein kinase BIR2 isoform X2, which yields MKGSLLNSLKIFVFVLAWMFFPGLVLSAISEDDMKCLEGVKNSLKDPDGKLSSWTFNNNSIGFICKFVGVSCWNERENRLLSLGLRDMKLSGQLPQSLQYCRSLQSLDLSANKLSGSIPTQICSWLPYLVTLDLSSNDLSGAIPSSFENFGKADFVGNNGLCGGPLRKCGGLSKKNLAIIIAAGVFGAAGSMLLGFGVWWWQHLRWIKRKKKGYIGGSSDSNWAERLRAHKLTQVSLFQKPLVKLKLGDLMAATNNFNAENILVSTRMGTTYKAMLPDGSALAIKRLTTCELSEKQFHWEMNRLGQLRHPNLTPLLGFCVVEDEKLLVYKHMSNGTLYSLLHGRGGDIDWPTRFKIGLGAARGLAWLHHGCHPPFLQQNICSNVILVDEDLDARLMDFGLAGLMTSSDVNETSFMKSDIGEFGYIAPEYSSTMVASLKGDVYGFGVVLLELVTRQKPLQVNTGEEGFKGHLVDWINHLSNSGRIEDAIDKDVIGKGHDEQISELLKIACNCVVARPKDRWSMFQVYQSLKTMGEENGFSEMDDDDFPLIFTKQDTESM from the exons ATGAAGGGATCTTTGCTCAATAGTTTAAAGATCTTCGTCTTTGTTTTAGCCTGGATGTTTTTCCCAGGACTTGTACTATCAGCTATTTCCGAAGATGACATGAAGTGCCTTGAAGGTGTCAAGAACTCTCTAAAAGACCCAGATGGGAAATTAAGCTCTTGGACTTTCAACAATAATTCAATAGGTTTTATCTGCAAATTTGTTGGAGTTTCTTGCTGGAATGAACGAGAAAATCGCCTGTTAAGCCTTGGACTTCGTGATATGAAGCTTTCAGGACAGTTACCTCAATCTTTACAGTACTGTCGTAGTTTGCAAAGTTTAGACCTGTCAGCTAACAAGCTTTCTGGATCGATCCCTACACAGATATGTTCTTGGTTACCTTATTTAGTGACCCTTGATCTATCTAGCAATGATCTATCAG GTGCTATTCCTTCATCTTTTGAGAATTTTGGTAAGGCGGATTTTGTTGGGAACAATGGTCTTTGTGGAGGTCCTCTTAGAAAGTGTGGGGGTTTGAGTAAGAAGAATTTAGCGATTATAATTGCAGCTGGGGTTTTTGGTGCTGCTGGTTCAATGTtgttggggtttggggtttggtgGTGGCAGCATTTGAGATGGAtcaagaggaagaagaaagggtATATTGGAGGATCTAGTGATAGTAATTGGGCTGAGAGATTGAGAGCTCATAAATTGACTCAAGTTTCATTGTTTCAAAAGCCACTTGTGAAACTTAAGTTGGGTGATTTAATGGCTGCCACAAACAATTTCAATGCAGAAAACATATTAGTTTCAACCAGGATGGGAACTACATACAAAGCAATGCTTCCTGATGGATCAGCCCTAGCAATCAAGAGACTTACAACTtgtgaacttagtgagaaacagttTCATTGGGAGATGAATAGATTAGGCCAACTTAGGCATCCAAATTTAACTCCCCTTTTGGGATTTTGTGTTGTGGAAGATGAAAAACTACTTGTTTATAAACATATGTCCAATGGGACTCTTTATTCTTTGTTGCATGGTAGGGGTGGTGACATAGATTGGCCAACTAGGTTCAAGATTGGTTTGGGTGCAGCAAGGGGCCTAGCTTGGTTACACCATGGATGTCATCCTCCATTTCTGCAGCAGAACATCTGCTCCAATGTGATTCTCGTCGACGAGGACTTGGATGCTCGGTTAATGGACTTTGGATTAGCAGGGCTCATGACTTCATCAGATGTTAATGAGACTAGTTTTATGAAATCGGATATAGGCGAATTCGGTTACATAGCACCAGAGTATTCAAGCACGATGGTTGCTTCACTTAAAGGCGATGTCTACGGATTCGGTGTCGTTCTTCTCGAATTGGTAACTAGGCAAAAACCACTACAAGTCAATACAGGTGAAGAAGGATTCAAAGGTCATTTGGTGGATTGGATAAATCATCTGTCGAACTCGGGAAGAATCGAGGACGCCATTGACAAGGATGTTATCGGAAAAGGCCATGATGAGCAAATCTCAGAGTTGCTCAAAATTGCATGTAATTGTGTGGTTGCTCGGCCAAAGGATAGATGGTCAATGTTCCAGGTTTATCAGTCATTGAAAACCATGGGTGAGGAAAATGGTTTCTCagaaatggatgatgatgatttccCTCTGATTTTCACTAAGCAAGATACTGAATCAATGTAG